The following nucleotide sequence is from uncultured Ilyobacter sp..
GCCGTTAGGAGAGATAGAGGTCATCCCCTCTCCTACAAGGGCCGGGGTGTTTGGCATAGTCCTTATGATTCTTTTATCAGACCCGATGATATTTTCCACTGAAGCTATGGTAACTCCTGCGGCTATTGTTACTACAGTTTTTGTGCTGTCTACAAGTTCTTTTATATCTTCAAGAACTGCAGGATATATATTTGGTTTTACAGCGATTATAAATATATCACTGTTTTTTACTACCTCTTTTCCGTCGGTAGTAGTGTTCACACCGTATTTTTCAGAAAGTTCATCTAGTCTGGTTTTGCTTAGCTCAGATACCCAGATATTGTCACTTTTTAAAATACCAGAAGAGAGGATACCCCCTAATATAGCTTCTCCCATATTTCCGCAGCCTATAAATCCTATTTTTTTATTCAATGTAAATTCCCCCCTATAATTTAAAATAAATCTATCTGAAGTTTTTCATAAACAACTCAGATGAGATAAAAAATCTATATATTTTTAGATTATATACTATTTAGGAATAAAATAAAACATCAGTATTAAAAATTAGGTTAAGCTGCTATTTATAATTAAAATTAGATTACTGAATTTCTCTGAAATTTTGTTACTTTTCCTTGATGAAAGCACCCCAAGGGCATTTCCTCCCTTCGGTCAGGACATAACCAAAAATCAAGACCTGTGAAAAATAAGCTAAATAACCTTGAAAATCCAACAGAAGTAATGAAACTCAGAAATGAATTTTCTGAGAACCAGAAAATATACTCGTATAACTCGTTATTTTTTGGCTACTCGCTACGTTCAAACATTGTATTTTCTTTATGCAAAATTGATTATATTTCTTAACGCTTATCCTGCAAATAGGCACTTTAAGAGATTTTAAAGAGTTTAAAAGCTTTTAAAAGATTTAATTTCGCTTTGACCCCGTAATTCTTGGAAACAATAAATTTAACAGTTTTCCCATGGATGGGTAGATCAGCAAGAGTAATATTTCTCCATTCGTGGATATGAAGCTTCGAAGATCTGTACTCACATTGATCTCTTTTATCAATTCTTTTAAAAAAGAGAGTTGAATTATTCTGAGTTTGCTCCGTGCGAATAAAATTACCCCCTTCTAATCCAAGTAAATTAGTGGTATCATTTTATGAATACAAAACCTCCATCGTAAGTCTCTAGACAATTCTTATGAGATCAGATTTTATATGCTTTTTTAATTTACCCCCCCCATTAATATTATAGAGCCAAACCTTTTGTTTGAAAAAATGAAAAGACCCTTTATCAGTCCTAAAGGGTCTAAAAATAATAAATATATTTGTTGGGGGTTATTTTATTGATGCTTATTCTGGCAGTTATTAATTATATTAATCTTCTTTTTTAAATCTTGAAAATGCCTTTTCAAAAGAATCCTGCATCGACTTCCAAGAATCCTCTACCCCATCTTTGATATCATCCCAAGCTTCTTCACTAGAATTTTGAACCTCTGAAAGTTTTTCTTTTGCTTTATCATATTCACCACGAAGAGTTGACAGATATTCTTTTTGTTTAGACTTTATATCCGGCTTATCTTTTTCCATTTCTGCCTCTAACCTTTCGATTTTAGCACTCCATTCATGTATTTGAGCCTTAATTTCATGTACGAATTCATTTTTCTTACTCATAAAATAATTCCCTCCTAAATTTCCCAAATATAGATATTTGGTTATTCTATATCTATATTAATAGTTTCTGATTTCTCTTCAACGAAAAACATAGATAAAATTTTATTGCCCTTATTTCTTTTAAACATAATTATGGAGTTTCCTCTATTTTTTTAAAAAATAATCTTTAAAAAAGCATGAAAAGCCGTATTTGGACAAAAAGTTATTATTTTGAAGTCAGACTCATAGAAACTATTTGATATTTTCAAAATAATAGCCGATAATTAATTGAGAAGTGTTTGTTATTGTAATTATAATTTGAGCTTTACAGGTTGAAGATTTTCATAAAAGAATAAAAAGGAGGTAGAGGGCTAGATGACAAAGAAAAATTACTCAGATAATAATTTTGATATTTGTGAAAATGGGAAAAAGGGTATTCTTATGGTTCACTTTGGCACAGTAAAAAATGACGTCAGAAAAAATACTTTAGGCTTCCTAAATAAAAATATAGCTGAAAAGTTTCAAGAGTTTCAGGTAAGAGAAGCCTATACTTCTAGAATGATAATAAAAAGAATATATACAAAATATGAAGTTAGAAAAAATACCCCAAAAGAAGCTCTTAGGATGATGGCGCAAGATGGATTTACCCATGTGATAGTCCAGGCTAGCCATGTCATAAATGGCCTAGAGGGAGAGTATCTGAGGGACGAGATCAGATATTTTAAAGATGAATTTCAGGAGATAAGAATGGGAGACCCACTTCTGACTCTGGCAGAGGACTATATACAGATAGCCGATATTTTTAAGAAGGAGTTTGAAAATATAGGGGGGGCAGTTGTTTTGGCAGGACATGGAACGAGACATCACTCTAACTCTGCCTATGGTATGCTACAGACAGTTTTTAATATAAGAGAGATGGAGGAATTCTATATAGGTACTATAGAGGGATATCCCACCTTAGAGGATCTGATTCCTCGGCTGAAAAAAAACGGGGTAAAAAAGGTGACCCTTGTTCCTTTCATGATAGTGGCTGGAAACCATGCCACAGAGGATATAAACAGAGAGTGGTGTGAGACTCTTGAGAAGGAGGGATTCTCTGTGGAAGTAATCATGAGGGGAATGGGAGAGATGCCTGAGATACATGAGATATTTGCCGGACATATCAAAAGGGCTATGAATTCTAAAGGAGAAAATCTGAAAGATAAAAAGAATGAGATACTGAAGAGTATATAAAATCATGAACCTGGCTGGGGATAATACTGTAAATAGCCATAGTGTTGTGGTATAATATGCAAAAGCTCTATAGGAAGTGGTGTTTGAAATGGAAAAAAGAAGGTTTAGAGTATGGCTGCTCTCTGGGGTGGTTATATTCTCAGTAACTCTTTTGGTATATGCCGGGATGGGGTATATCAACATCCCTGTAAAAGATGTTTTTGAAATATTGTTTAATCTAAATCCTGAAAAAGTTGGTATGACAGAATGGATTATAGTTAGGGAGGTGAGACTCCCACGGATAGCGGTGTCTATGATTGCTGGAGCGGCACTTAGTCTGAGCGGTCTTGTATTTCAAGGAGTGCTATTGAATCCCCTGGCAGACCCCTATACCCTGGGGATATCAGCAGGAGCATCTTTTGGTGCGGCTTTAGCCATAATACTGAAGCTAAGTTTTCTAGGAGGCTTCACGGTTCAGCTAATGGCCTTTGTTTTTGCAGTAATTAGTCTCAGTATGGTGCTGAAAATGGCCACCTTCGGAGGAAAGATAAATTCTGTATCACTTATACTGTCTGGGGTAATAATAGGGGCCTTTTTTTCTGCAGGACTCACATTTACCAAGTATATAGCCGGTGATGAGGTGGCTTCGATAGTTTTCTGGCTTATGGGAAGCTTTTCATCTAAGACATGGGGTGAGGCTCTTATCATGGGAATAGTAACCCTCCTGGGTTTTCTTGTCTTTATATATTACGGGGAAGAGATGAATATATTATCCCTAGGTGAGAAAAATGCACTTTCCATGGGGGTGGAGACTTCAAGAGTCAGAAAAATACTTCTGGTAACTGCTTCTATAATATCGGCAGTCTCAGTGTCTGTCTGCGGAATAATAGGTTTTGTAGGCCTAATCGTACCGCATCTAATGAGATTCCTTGTTGGAACGGACAATAAGAAACTTATCTTCATATGCGCTCTCTGGGGTGCGATAATACTCTCTGCTGCAGATAACCTTGTGAGAGCTGTGCTGCCAAATGAGATCCCCATAGGAATAATGACCTCCCTTTTAGGGGCACCATTCTTTGCCTTTATATTCAGAAAAAGGCTTTCGGGAGGTAGAATTTAGATGATAAAAGCTAAGGATATAAATTATTCCGTACCTGGAAAAGATATAATAAAAGGTGTGGATCTTCATATAAAAAAAGGCCGTTTTTATGGGATATTGGGACCTAACGGAAGCGGTAAAACCACCCTTATGGACATAATATGCGGGGTAATAGCCGACTACCGTGGAAGTATAGAGGTCATGGGGAAAGACCTGAAAAAATATCATAAAAAAGATTTGGCCAAAGTTCTGGCTCTTGTTCCACAAAACTTCAACACTTCATTTTCATTTAATGTGGAGGAGATCCTTGAGATGGGGAGATACCCACACAAGAAAAAATTCAGCTTTCTGGGAAAAGAGGACAGAGAGATAATAGATGGAGTGGTAAAAGAACTAGAACTAGAAAATATAATAGATAAGAAAATAACAGATCTTAGCGGCGGTGAGAGACAGAGGGCGATTTTTGGGAAGGCACTTATACAGGAAACCCCTATACTTTTTCTAGATGAGTCCACATCCAATTTAGATCCCTACTATGCCCACTCCCTTTTGAAAAAAGTGAGAGACAGGGTGGAGGAAAAAAATCTCACTGTGATCTCTGTCTTTCATGATTTTACCCTCGCCTCTCTTTATTGTGACGAGATCATCTTTTTAAAGGAAGGGAAGGTGGTAAAAATCGGGGAAACAGAGCATACTCTCACACCGGAAAATATAAAACATGTCTTCAATATAAACAGTAAAATGATGGAAAGTGATGACAAA
It contains:
- the proC gene encoding pyrroline-5-carboxylate reductase — translated: MNKKIGFIGCGNMGEAILGGILSSGILKSDNIWVSELSKTRLDELSEKYGVNTTTDGKEVVKNSDIFIIAVKPNIYPAVLEDIKELVDSTKTVVTIAAGVTIASVENIIGSDKRIIRTMPNTPALVGEGMTSISPNGMVSIEELEEIKIIFGSFGKSEILSEYLIDSVIGVSGSSPAYVFMFIEALADGAVLQGMPRDKAYKFAAQSVLGSAKMVLETGKHPGVLKDAVCSPGGTTIEAVKVLEEEGFRKAVIKAVEACAEKSKKMSK
- a CDS encoding sirohydrochlorin cobaltochelatase translates to MTKKNYSDNNFDICENGKKGILMVHFGTVKNDVRKNTLGFLNKNIAEKFQEFQVREAYTSRMIIKRIYTKYEVRKNTPKEALRMMAQDGFTHVIVQASHVINGLEGEYLRDEIRYFKDEFQEIRMGDPLLTLAEDYIQIADIFKKEFENIGGAVVLAGHGTRHHSNSAYGMLQTVFNIREMEEFYIGTIEGYPTLEDLIPRLKKNGVKKVTLVPFMIVAGNHATEDINREWCETLEKEGFSVEVIMRGMGEMPEIHEIFAGHIKRAMNSKGENLKDKKNEILKSI
- a CDS encoding iron ABC transporter permease, encoding MEKRRFRVWLLSGVVIFSVTLLVYAGMGYINIPVKDVFEILFNLNPEKVGMTEWIIVREVRLPRIAVSMIAGAALSLSGLVFQGVLLNPLADPYTLGISAGASFGAALAIILKLSFLGGFTVQLMAFVFAVISLSMVLKMATFGGKINSVSLILSGVIIGAFFSAGLTFTKYIAGDEVASIVFWLMGSFSSKTWGEALIMGIVTLLGFLVFIYYGEEMNILSLGEKNALSMGVETSRVRKILLVTASIISAVSVSVCGIIGFVGLIVPHLMRFLVGTDNKKLIFICALWGAIILSAADNLVRAVLPNEIPIGIMTSLLGAPFFAFIFRKRLSGGRI
- a CDS encoding ABC transporter ATP-binding protein; protein product: MIKAKDINYSVPGKDIIKGVDLHIKKGRFYGILGPNGSGKTTLMDIICGVIADYRGSIEVMGKDLKKYHKKDLAKVLALVPQNFNTSFSFNVEEILEMGRYPHKKKFSFLGKEDREIIDGVVKELELENIIDKKITDLSGGERQRAIFGKALIQETPILFLDESTSNLDPYYAHSLLKKVRDRVEEKNLTVISVFHDFTLASLYCDEIIFLKEGKVVKIGETEHTLTPENIKHVFNINSKMMESDDKKFVIPYM